The following coding sequences lie in one Rutidosis leptorrhynchoides isolate AG116_Rl617_1_P2 chromosome 4, CSIRO_AGI_Rlap_v1, whole genome shotgun sequence genomic window:
- the LOC139842175 gene encoding uncharacterized protein, translating into MPFNTPEDTMPWVGLYVAIASLVCILAMAIDAFHGFLRWKHWFPNKYFTLNAASLTLIAIAMKLPVDLNSNRSGVHDHRNIAKVTALIVPASRRNLERQYKELHKLSLNDQDINFSYKELTHHVKKYWMMAETGNPQFALACSQYTYNSLLKKLGLKPSVSEINVRAEMEEYKRYVLQIEDDTKFSNRILRNTLNSITRLLQVSEKKSPKNLIKLLQTSKGFNGVIEFDDERVPPLISEVIENSWSLVVVTLTAIGIALPSLENNRFKRLLLSVAEGLYFVRHVEECLNNVGESLASSRKVAQRVGLEVEVYQTWLQIDLQKMARKGKTSKEIIQWLSDEAIQIVKQFKNYKNASLDHSFHKFVAANSMYRISQTLLVHYNEQQHWQTDQEVYERVTTIIADILFACFTNLSRVIIMKCHHDAIEKRQDSIRTAAQILGKSKKILSILETRQLPDMDKHSMAYVDKWRALSKNQIPSENDLESCKE; encoded by the exons ATGCCTTTTAATACTCCAGAGGATACCATGCCTTGGGTGGGCTTGTATGTTGCAATTGCATCTCTAGTGTGCATTCTCGCAATGGCCATAGATGCCTTCCATGGTTTTTTACGATGGAAACATTGGTTTCCAAACAAATATTTCACTCTCAATGCAGCTTCCCTCACGTTAATCGCTATAGCTATGAAGCTACCGGTTGATCTAAATTCCAACCGGTCTGGTGTTCATGATCATCGTAACATTGCAAAAGTTACCG CTTTAATAGTTCCGGCTTCTAGAAGAAATTTAGAACGCCAATACAAGGAGTTGCACAAATTGTCTTTAAATGATCAAGATATAAATTTCTCCTATAAGGAATTAACACATCATGTTAAAAAGTATTGGATGATGGCAGAAACCGGTAACCCTCAATTTGCTCTTGCTTGTTCACAA TATACCTACAACTCATTGTTGAAAAAGTTAGGACTCAAACCAAGTGTCTCTGAAATCAATGTGAGAGCAGAGATGGAGGAATACAAGAGATATGTTTTACAAATCGAAGATGACACAAAGTTTTCGAATAGAATATTAAGAAATACACTCAACTCTATTACTCGTTTGCTTCAAGTGTCTGAAAAGAAAAGCCCAAAAAATCTGATTAAACTTCTACAAACCTCTAAAGGATTCAATGGGGTGATAGAGTTTGACGACGAACGGGTCCCGCCTTTGATATCAGAAGTAATCGAAAACTCATGGAGTCTAGTTGTAGTGACATTAACAGCCATTGGAATTGCACTTCCTAGCTTAGAAAATAACCGTTTCAAGCGACTACTTTTGAGCGTAGCCGAAGGCCTCTATTTTGTTAGACATGTTGAAGAATGTCTCAATAATGTCGGTGAGTCTTTGGCGAGTTCAAGAAAAGTGGCTCAACGTGTAGGCTTAGAAGTTGAAGTGTACCAGACATGGCTTCAAATTGATCTTCAAAAGATGGCTCGTAAAGGGAAAACATCAAAAGAGATTATTCAATGGTTGAGTGATGAAGCGATACAAATTGTGAAACAGTTCAAGAATTACAAAAATGCAAGTCTTGATCACTCGTTCCACAAATTCGTTGCAGCGAATAGCATGTACAGAATCAGTCAAACCTTACTAGTTCACTACAATGAGCAACAACATTGGCAAACCGACCAGGAAGTCTATGAGCGAGTAACAACAATAATTGCAGATATATTATTCGCTTGCTTTACTAACTTATCACGTGTTATCATAATGAAGTGTCATCATGACGCCATAGAGAAAAGGCAAGACAGCATTAGGACTGCAGCTCAGATTCTTGGTAAATCCAAAAAGATCCTTAGCATCCTTGAAACGCGACAATTACCAGATATGGATAAGCATTCTATGGCTTACGTAGACAAGTGGCGTGCGCTATCCAAAAATCAGATACCGAGCGAAAATGATCTTGAAAGTTGTAAGGAATAG